From the genome of Pelomonas sp. SE-A7, one region includes:
- a CDS encoding energy transducer TonB: MFKTTKLFALAAALTLAFGAAQAAPKVVKKVPPEFPREAAQKGISNGSVKAELAIDPDGKVSKVTVLEAEPKRVFDKAVTAALLEWKYEGSGEKQTAEVKLVFRNED; encoded by the coding sequence ATGTTCAAGACCACCAAGCTCTTCGCCCTCGCCGCCGCCCTGACCCTGGCCTTCGGTGCCGCCCAGGCCGCCCCCAAGGTCGTCAAGAAGGTGCCGCCGGAGTTCCCGCGCGAAGCCGCCCAGAAGGGCATTTCCAACGGCAGCGTCAAGGCCGAACTGGCCATCGATCCGGACGGCAAGGTCAGCAAGGTCACCGTGCTGGAAGCCGAACCCAAGCGCGTGTTCGACAAGGCCGTCACCGCCGCCCTGCTGGAGTGGAAGTACGAAGGCTCGGGCGAAAAGCAGACGGCCGAAGTCAAGCTGGTGTTCCGCAACGAGGACTGA
- a CDS encoding CerR family C-terminal domain-containing protein — protein MARMLTEECPKPTRSEQTRHKLILAALEVIGVHGYEQATTRMLTAQAGVNLAAIPYHFASKEELYRAAAEFLAAEMKADQAGPLQRLCAEVASTDDSHELIEALVRYMLALSHITLAGELEPSWIQFFLRSQADPQDAVGQVFRTALQPSRAQVRAVIARIVGSDAESLAVRSLAFSLFHQAFYLRVAEPVLLQHLARTELTAEVQQQLLLTLEQALRAQLRAQAA, from the coding sequence ATGGCCCGCATGCTCACCGAGGAATGCCCCAAGCCCACGCGCAGCGAACAGACGCGGCACAAGCTGATCCTGGCCGCGCTCGAGGTCATCGGTGTGCACGGCTATGAGCAGGCCACCACCCGCATGCTGACTGCGCAAGCCGGGGTCAACCTGGCCGCCATCCCCTACCACTTCGCCTCCAAGGAAGAGCTGTACCGCGCCGCCGCCGAATTCCTGGCGGCCGAGATGAAGGCCGACCAGGCCGGGCCGCTGCAGCGGCTTTGCGCCGAGGTTGCTTCCACCGACGACAGCCACGAGCTGATCGAGGCCCTGGTCCGCTACATGCTGGCGCTGTCCCACATCACGTTGGCCGGCGAGCTGGAACCGAGCTGGATCCAGTTCTTCCTGCGCAGCCAGGCCGATCCTCAGGATGCCGTCGGCCAGGTTTTCCGGACCGCCCTGCAGCCCAGCCGCGCCCAGGTGCGCGCCGTGATTGCCCGCATCGTGGGGAGCGACGCCGAATCGCTGGCCGTGCGCTCGCTGGCGTTCTCGCTGTTCCACCAGGCCTTCTACCTTCGCGTGGCCGAACCCGTGCTGCTCCAGCATCTGGCCCGTACCGAGCTCACTGCCGAAGTCCAGCAACAGCTGCTGCTGACGCTGGAGCAGGCGCTGCGGGCCCAACTGCGGGCCCAGGCCGCCTAG
- the ylqF gene encoding ribosome biogenesis GTPase YlqF, whose protein sequence is MAIQWFPGHMNSTRNAIKERMKGGIDVVIELLDARLPGSSSNPLLGQLTEGKPSLKVLNKQDLADPDRNAQWLAHYRAKPDTRAIVLDTSMVAPAKALVDECRVLAPNRGGMAKPLRVLICGIPNVGKSTLINTLVGRKSAKTGDEPGITKVEQKLVLDKDVYLFDTPGMLWPRISVEQSGYNLAASGAVGRNAFSEEEVALELLHYLRAEYPTLVEQRYKIAEPAAELDDEALLAAIGRKRSAMLPGGRVNLQKAAEVLIYEFRQGVLGRITLETPAQFEAWCEASRAQDAERERKQAERKSARKGKDSRAEDRAAREAFKNGE, encoded by the coding sequence ATGGCCATCCAGTGGTTCCCGGGGCACATGAACAGCACCCGGAACGCGATCAAGGAACGCATGAAGGGCGGCATCGATGTGGTGATCGAGCTGCTCGACGCCCGCCTGCCAGGCTCCAGCAGCAACCCGTTGCTGGGCCAGCTGACCGAGGGCAAGCCCAGCCTCAAGGTGCTGAACAAGCAGGACCTGGCCGACCCGGATCGCAACGCCCAGTGGCTGGCCCATTACCGGGCCAAGCCCGACACCCGCGCCATCGTGCTGGACACCAGCATGGTCGCGCCGGCCAAGGCCCTGGTCGACGAATGCCGGGTGCTGGCGCCCAACCGTGGCGGCATGGCCAAGCCGCTGCGCGTGCTGATCTGCGGCATTCCCAACGTCGGCAAGAGCACGCTGATCAACACCCTGGTGGGCCGCAAGTCGGCCAAGACCGGCGATGAGCCCGGCATCACCAAGGTCGAGCAAAAGCTGGTGCTGGACAAGGACGTCTACCTGTTCGACACGCCCGGCATGCTGTGGCCGCGGATCAGCGTGGAGCAGAGCGGCTACAACCTGGCCGCCAGCGGCGCCGTGGGCCGCAATGCCTTCAGCGAAGAAGAGGTGGCGCTGGAACTGCTGCACTACCTGCGCGCCGAATATCCAACCCTGGTCGAGCAGCGCTACAAGATCGCCGAGCCGGCGGCCGAGCTGGACGACGAGGCCCTGCTGGCCGCCATAGGCCGCAAGCGCAGCGCCATGCTGCCGGGCGGCCGGGTCAATCTGCAGAAGGCCGCCGAGGTGCTGATCTACGAATTCCGCCAGGGCGTCTTGGGCCGCATCACGCTGGAGACGCCGGCGCAGTTCGAAGCCTGGTGCGAGGCCTCGCGGGCACAGGACGCCGAGCGCGAGCGCAAGCAGGCTGAGCGCAAGTCCGCCCGCAAGGGCAAGGACAGCCGGGCCGAGGACCGTGCGGCGCGCGAGGCCTTCAAGAACGGCGAATAG